The following DNA comes from Curtobacterium sp. 9128.
CTCGGCGACGCGGGAGCGCCCCTGGACCATGGCGGCGACGGACTGCTTCGAGAGCCGTGCCGTCGTCGACGGCGGGACGGGCAGGAGCGACAGGCGCGAGAGCTCGACCAGGCAGTCGAGGACGCTGACGCCGAAGTCGCGGTCGGTGCGGGAGAGCGCGCCGCGGTAGTCCTTCAGGACCTTGCGGAGGCGGACCAGGGCGTCGTCCACCTCGCGGAGGCTCGGACGGGTCGCCTTCTCGTTGCGCGCGATGGCCCGGACGACGTCGCGGCGGAGCGTCGAGGGCGTCACGGCGACACCGGGGAGCTGCACCTCGGCGAAGCGCGCGGCGATCCCGCGGAGCGTCGCGCGACGGGGACTCACCACGAGGACGCGCTTGTTCGCGGCGACGAGGCCACCGAGCGCGTTCACGATGGTCTGCGTCCCGCCGGTACCCGGGAGGGTCTTCACGACGATCGAGTTGCCGGCCGTGATCTGCGCGATCACGTTCTCCTGCTCGTCGTCGGCGTCGAGCAGGAGCGTGTCGGTGTCGGGGCTGCGCTCGTCCGACGGGGTCTGCTCGACCGGACGGTAGGACTGTTCGACCTGCCACTTTGCGCTGGGGTTGCCGGCGAGGGCGTCGAGCACCGGGTGCGACAGGTCCTTCGTGTCCTCGACCAGGCCGGTGGCGACCTCGGCGAAGGTCGACACGACGAGCCGGGCGTGGACGGAGAAGCCGGGGATGTGCGCGGTCAGCCCGCGGAGGCGGTCGATCACCGGGTTCGGGGTGAACGAGCCGTCCTGCTGTGCGAGCGCGACGAACGCCTGCGCGTCGAGCGTGACGCCGAACTGCTCACGGAGCGCATCGGCGAGGGCCGGGTTGAGGACGGGCTCCCCGAGCAGGCGGACCTCGAAGTCCCGGCCGTGACGACGGATCGCGAGCGGACGGAGGAGCACCGGGCCGCGGTACTGCTCGTCGCCGTGCTTCCAGTCGGCCATGCCGATGCCGAGGTTCACGGCGTCGATGCCGCGCACGGTGGCGAGCTCGGTGCCCTTCGCCTCGACGTGTCCGGCAGCGATGCGCGCCGCACGGAGGGCGACCTCGTCGCGGATCAGGCTGGAGAGGAGGGTGGTCTTGCCGGTGATGAACTGCGCGAGTCCGCCGGGGTGCGTCGTGGAGAGCTCGATGCGCGCACGCGGGTGGTCAGCGAAGTGCACGAGCGGGCTGGTGCCGCCGACGCCGGCGAGCTGGGAACGCCAGGCGTCCCAGACCGGCTCGGCCGCGTTCGTCGCCGTGAGCCGCGGGTCACCGAGGCTGATCGCGTGCGGGCTCGTCATCTGGAGCTCGGGTCGGAGCGAGCGGTCGAGGTCGTCGTCGTTCGGGTCGGTGGTGGCGTCCGCGGTGCTCGTGGTCTCGTCCTGCCCGTGCTGCTGCTGCTGGTCGTCGTGCTGCTCGTCGCCCCCGACGTGCTGGTCGCCCCCGGACGCGCGCGTGTCCTCGGCGGAGACGTCGTCGTTCACGTCGTCCTCGCCGCCGGTCACTCTGTCCGCGCGCCACACAACGCCCACTGTAGGCGGAAGGATCCCGCGTCTCTGGCAATGAACCGAGGTTTCGGGCAGATCGGGCGACCGGCGGGCGATCCGCGAGGGCGGTGTGTGGTACCAACGTGGCATGGCCATCGACGACCGCACCGCCCCGCCCACTGCCGCTCCGTCGCGGCGTCGAACGGTCCCCGCCGAGATCTCGCGCTCGTGGCTCCTCGTCGCCGGGACCGCGTCCGACCGCTTCGAGTCCGCCACCCGGTCCCGCGCGGACCAGGTGATCCTCGACATCGAGGACGCCGTCGACCCCGCCGCGAAGCCCGCCGCACGGTCCACCGTGGCCGAGTGGCTGACCGGTGGCGGCGACGCCTGGGTGCGGATCAACGACGTCACGACCGACTTCTGGGCCGACGACGTCGAGGAGCTCCGCGGGCTGCCCGGTCTGCAGGGCGTGATGCTCGCGAAGACCGAGAGCCCGGCGCAGGTCACCGACACCTGGCACCGTCTCGGTGGACAGACGCCGGTGATCGCCCTCGTCGAGTCCGCCCTCGGCATCGAGGAGGCGACGTCGATCGCCCGGGCGCAGGGCGCGTTCCGGCTGGCCTTCGGCAGCGGCGACTACCGCCGCGACACCGGGACCTCGGCGGACACGCTCGCGATGGCGTACCCGCGGTCCCGGCTCGTCGTGGCGTCCCGCGTCGGCGACCTGCCCGGTCCGATCGACGGCCCCACGGTCGGCTCGTCGCACCCGATCCTCCGCGAGCAGTCGCAGGTCGCGGTGTCCCTCGGGCTCACCGGCAAGCTGTGCCTCGACACCGAGCAGCTGCCGGTCATCAACGAGGTCATCTCCCCCACCCCGACGGACGTCGCCTGGGCGCAGGACTTCCTCGACGACTTCGAGGCGCGCGGGCGCGTCATCCGCGACGGCTCCGACCTGCCGCGACTCGGCCGTGCACAGAAGATCCAGCGACTCGCCGAGGCCTTCGGCGTCGAAGCACGATAGGGGTACCGCGATGACATGGTCAGCACCCGATCCCACACCGGGCCGCCCGACGCCCACCGAGTGGCAGCAGGGCGCGACGACCCTGTTCCCGCCCGGGAAGATCGCCGACCGGATCACCACGATCCTGCTCCTGGTGTTCGGCGCGCTCATGACGATCGTCGCCGCGATCGTGGGGCTGATCGCGACGATCTCCGCGACGGCGGCGTGCGACGCCGCCACGGGGTGCTCCCCCGGCGGGTACTTCGGTGGCGCGGCGCTCGCGGTCGGCGGCGCGTTCGTGATCGGCGTCGCGACGGTGGTGCTCGCGATCGGTGCCTGGATCCGACGCCGGACGTCGTGGTGGATCGCGGCGGTCGGCTTCGTGCTCGCGGTGGCGTGCATCACGTGGGGCGGCGTCGTGTTCGCGGGCGCCGCGGACGACACGCCCTCGTCGAGCTCCAGCAGCGGCATCGCCTGACGCGTTCAGCCAGCCGAGTACCGCCTCGGAACGACAGAGTCGCAGTCGTACGACATCGGTTCTGTCGCCCGTTGCGGACGCACCGGACGCGCCGCGGGCCGGACGGGAGGCTCGTGGCGGCCCCGCCACAAGCCTCCCGTCCGTGTCCTGGTCGCGCCGCAGGGCCGCACTCGCGGGGGGCGGGCCGCGTAGCCTCTGCACCATGGTCACGGTGAGCCGGACGACGGTCGCGATCGTGGGCGGCGGGCCCGCCGGCGTGGTGCTCGGGCTGCTCCTCGCCCGAGCGGGGATCCGGGTGCGCGTCGTGGAGAAGCACGACGACTTCAACCGCGACTTCCGCGGCGACACGGTGCACGCCTCGACGATCCGGTTGCTCGACGAGCTCGGGCTGGGCGACCGCTTCCGAGCGATCCCGCAGTCACGGCTCGACGACTTCTCCCTGCCGATGCCGGACGGCTCCCGGCTGCTGCTCGGCGACTTCTCGCGCCTGGACCCGCCGTACGACCACGTGGCGATGGTCCCGCAGTGGGACCTCCTCGACATGCTCGTCAGCGCAGCACGACAGGAACCGTCG
Coding sequences within:
- a CDS encoding DUF6264 family protein produces the protein MTWSAPDPTPGRPTPTEWQQGATTLFPPGKIADRITTILLLVFGALMTIVAAIVGLIATISATAACDAATGCSPGGYFGGAALAVGGAFVIGVATVVLAIGAWIRRRTSWWIAAVGFVLAVACITWGGVVFAGAADDTPSSSSSSGIA
- a CDS encoding CoA ester lyase, which codes for MAIDDRTAPPTAAPSRRRTVPAEISRSWLLVAGTASDRFESATRSRADQVILDIEDAVDPAAKPAARSTVAEWLTGGGDAWVRINDVTTDFWADDVEELRGLPGLQGVMLAKTESPAQVTDTWHRLGGQTPVIALVESALGIEEATSIARAQGAFRLAFGSGDYRRDTGTSADTLAMAYPRSRLVVASRVGDLPGPIDGPTVGSSHPILREQSQVAVSLGLTGKLCLDTEQLPVINEVISPTPTDVAWAQDFLDDFEARGRVIRDGSDLPRLGRAQKIQRLAEAFGVEAR